One Halococcus salsus genomic window, AGGGGGCGAATTTTGAGGGCGCGCTCTTCGACCGAGCGCTCTTTCAGGGCGCACATGCAGATCGATACACAACCTTTGGTGACCGAGTCGCTGATGAGACCGTCCTCAAAGGCTCCGGAAATGAGTTTGTTGTTGCTGCCGAGCAGGCGGTCTGGGCGTACAAAGAACTCGAACGACTCTTCGGTGAGAACGCGTTACCAGAGATCGAACGCCAGTACTACCTCCGTGAGAAAGATCTCAGACGGCGAATTGCGTGGGCGCGGAGCCACTATGCCCGCGCGTTGCGACTGGAGGGCGCACGTTGGGTAACTGGATACGGAACCAGCCCTGTGCGGGTAATCATCAGTTCGTTCGTACTCATCGTCGTGAGTGCACTTTTGTATCCGTTTACCGTTGGAATTCGGGAACCAGCCACGGGGACGGTGATCGCCTACTGGTCAGGCGGCCCAACCACGATGCCGCTCGGAGAGCTGCTCTCGACGTTGTTTGTGAGCCTCTATTTCAGCGTTATTACGTTCGGGACGCTTGGTTATGGCGACATTCAACCTGTTGGCACCGCTGCTCGGGCGCTGGCCAGCATTGAATCGCTACTTGGTGCACTGCTGTTGGCACTACTAGTCTACGTGCTTACGCGTACGCTGTGATTCTCATCCCAACGTTTCAACGGAAGTTGAGACTGGTGCTCTCAATGCATAGGCCCCATTGAATGGAGTGAAAAAGTCCTCACGGTAGTTGGCGCTCGATTCCTCCTGGGTATCGTCAGATACCGGATAGGGAGTCCTGAACCACCTCGGATCACTGATTTGGGTGTTCCTCATGTGACTCATTCCGCCGTCAACCTGTTCAGTAGCTGCTTCCGTGACGTTCCTGTGTAGAAACTCCCAGCGCGAAGAATGCTTGCTCATCGGATGGGAGTAGAGACGCTATCTGTTCCCCCTGATCGACTTATGTGAATCCTCTCAGCTGGATCCGTCTCAGACATAATTCGAATCGCCGCAACTTATTTCTACGTATAGTCTGTAGATGGACTCATGAGCGAGAAATCAGCGCAAGGGTGGACTGACGGGCTATCGGGGGCCGAGCGCGTCGAAGCTGTTGCACTCACTGTCAGTGAACCACGAACGGCAAACTGGATCGCTACAGAGGCCGAGGTGGCCCACGAAACGGCGACGAAGTACCTCAAACGACTCGCTGACGACGGCAAACTGACTGCAGATACACGTGGTCAGCAGACCACCTACGAGCCGGATCCCGTTGGCCAGTATCTCCTCGAGATGCGCGAGCTCTATGAAGAACACTCACCCGATGAACTCGCTGCGAGCCTCGAAG contains:
- a CDS encoding pentapeptide repeat-containing protein, with translation MATEGRCGYEQPVITKEDVGAVCCWRPIWETHERCIWHADETGKPRGAFEDHPPERDERLDGAVLRGAFLTDMDWLVGGTLIGADFSDAIIREADLAGADLRRANFRNADARSANFTDANVEDAEFVHTQIQGANFEGALFDRALFQGAHADRYTTFGDRVADETVLKGSGNEFVVAAEQAVWAYKELERLFGENALPEIERQYYLREKDLRRRIAWARSHYARALRLEGARWVTGYGTSPVRVIISSFVLIVVSALLYPFTVGIREPATGTVIAYWSGGPTTMPLGELLSTLFVSLYFSVITFGTLGYGDIQPVGTAARALASIESLLGALLLALLVYVLTRTL
- a CDS encoding DUF7342 family protein, encoding MSEKSAQGWTDGLSGAERVEAVALTVSEPRTANWIATEAEVAHETATKYLKRLADDGKLTADTRGQQTTYEPDPVGQYLLEMRELYEEHSPDELAASLEAMNEQIRTWKRDYDTETPNELRASLGKTGDTTDEGERRQAAREWDHLRTRRRLVEDALQLYDRFPGERRSASA